Proteins from one Camelina sativa cultivar DH55 chromosome 8, Cs, whole genome shotgun sequence genomic window:
- the LOC104709656 gene encoding uncharacterized protein LOC104709656 produces the protein MAASPSDVINPASASQLHNINMSNITKLIASNYLMCNLQVRALLAGYGLAGYLDGTTVAPDAIVHQGETTIPNPEYNLLKRQDQLIVASLLGAISIEIQPMLSKASTSAEISSLLSSTYAKPTWRHIKQLQEQIKKWRKGSHIVDEYIQGLVVHFDQLVTLGKSYEHEEQIEYLLGGLLEDYKPLIDQIEGRDTPPSMPAIHEKLINYELKLQAQLWGLCGLRGGILSHCAM, from the exons ATGGCGGCTTCTCCATCAGATGTTATCAATCCTGCTTCCGCATCCCAGCTTCATAACATCAATATGTCCAACATTACCAAGCTCATTGCTTCAAATTACTTAATGTGCAACCTTCAAGTTCGTGCCTTGCTTGCTGGCTATGGTCTTGCGGGGTATCTTGATGGAACCACGGTTGCACCAGACGCTATTGTACACCAGGGTGAGACCACTATTCCAAATCCAGAGTATAACCTTTTGAAAAGGCAAGATCAACTCATTGTTGCTAGCCTTCTCGGTGCGATCTCGATCGAGATCCAACCCATGCTCTCCAAGGCTTCCACGTCGGCAGAGATCTCGAGCCTTCTTTCCTCTACGTATGCTAAGCCAACGTGGCGACACATCAAACAACTTCAGGAACAGATCAAGAAATGGCGAAAAGGTTCCCACATTGTTGATGAATACATTCAGGGTTTGGTTGTTCATTTTGATCAACTTGTTACCCTTGGCAAGTCGTATGAACATGAAGAACAGATCGAGTACCTGCTCGGTGGTCTTCTGGAGGATTATAAGCCTCTTATTGATCAGATCGAGGGACGTGATACTCCTCCCTCCATGCCCGCCATTCATGAAAAACTCATCAATTATGAGCTGAAGCTTCAGGCACAattatgg ggcttgtgtggccttcgtggcggaattttgagtcattgtgccatGTGA